In Paraburkholderia terrae, the following proteins share a genomic window:
- a CDS encoding cold-shock protein, which translates to MATGTVKWFNDAKGFGFITPDDGGEDLFAHFSEVKAEGFKSLKDGQKVSFEVKQGPKGKQAANIQPI; encoded by the coding sequence ATGGCAACGGGTACCGTGAAGTGGTTTAACGACGCAAAGGGTTTTGGCTTCATCACGCCCGATGACGGTGGCGAAGACCTGTTTGCTCATTTTTCTGAGGTGAAGGCGGAGGGCTTCAAGTCTCTCAAAGACGGGCAAAAGGTGAGCTTCGAAGTCAAGCAAGGTCCGAAGGGCAAGCAGGCTGCAAACATACAGCCAATCTGA
- the phaP gene encoding TIGR01841 family phasin (Members of this family are phasins (small proteins associated with inclusions such as PHA granules). Note that several different families of phasins have been named PhaP despite very little sequence similarity to each other.), producing the protein MADFHAQAAAAQQANLDFFFGLAGRVLEGEEKLVRLNLETAKTAFTDWYQRVQDGMAKKDSQEVTGLRDPLALPSAERVLTYERQVAEIASTTQAQLAEVVNARYQEVSRQVQSFAENLAQNAPVGSEAAIEFLKQAITLANATQESVQKATRQAVEVAQTNLDAATKAASEMAETADQAVEKASKATKQ; encoded by the coding sequence ATGGCTGATTTTCACGCACAGGCCGCTGCGGCCCAGCAAGCTAATCTTGACTTCTTCTTTGGCCTGGCCGGCAGAGTGCTGGAGGGCGAGGAAAAGCTCGTCAGATTGAATCTGGAGACGGCGAAGACGGCGTTTACCGATTGGTATCAACGTGTGCAAGACGGGATGGCGAAAAAGGACAGCCAGGAAGTTACCGGTCTGCGAGACCCGCTGGCGCTGCCCTCGGCGGAGAGGGTCCTGACGTACGAACGTCAGGTTGCCGAGATTGCGTCGACTACGCAAGCGCAGCTGGCAGAGGTCGTCAATGCCCGGTATCAGGAGGTCAGCCGCCAGGTTCAATCCTTCGCCGAGAATCTCGCGCAAAACGCCCCGGTCGGCTCGGAAGCCGCAATCGAATTTCTGAAACAGGCTATCACGCTGGCCAACGCCACTCAGGAAAGCGTGCAAAAGGCGACGAGGCAGGCAGTCGAAGTCGCGCAAACTAACCTGGACGCCGCAACGAAGGCCGCGTCGGAGATGGCCGAAACGGCCGACCAGGCAGTCGAGAAAGCGTCGAAGGCGACGAAGCAATAA
- a CDS encoding sensor histidine kinase: MTEPRTGPLRGLADYLRLERTRLTERWMNAVLGDADLVEADKLTYEQLADHLPDILDSLCAALEVQDLEKFEPAIEHDARMHGLVRWYQGYRVDELVRELDLFQQALDDALEAFADVDTSFTRHHEKRARRIIAEGLSFVGVRSVREVVRERDRKIDDYTGRLERANHELALKQRLLGDLHESRMQITRSVVHDLRNFLNAFNVALQLIARAPSKTDSALSLANRQVTDMKQLVDHMVEYSVFLADDAPILMEEFGLREFFDELVMASRPAIEAKGLSLRTEFDPTLTSATSNRLKVKQVALNLLSNATKYTLAGEILLGMSKEGEHHWCITVADTGIGIAPADAGRVFNEFERAAGDDIPGTGLGLAIVKELTRVLEAHIDFESQEGRGTSFRIRFPIALKPVV, encoded by the coding sequence ATGACCGAACCGCGCACAGGCCCCCTACGCGGCCTCGCTGACTACCTCCGGCTTGAACGCACGCGCTTGACTGAGCGGTGGATGAACGCCGTCTTGGGCGATGCAGACCTTGTTGAAGCCGACAAGCTGACATACGAGCAGCTTGCCGACCATCTCCCTGACATCCTCGACAGTTTATGCGCAGCGCTCGAAGTTCAGGACCTTGAGAAATTCGAGCCCGCCATTGAACACGACGCAAGAATGCATGGCTTGGTGCGCTGGTATCAAGGGTATCGAGTCGACGAGCTTGTTCGCGAACTCGACCTTTTCCAGCAGGCCCTGGACGACGCACTGGAAGCTTTCGCAGACGTCGACACCAGCTTCACGCGACATCATGAGAAGCGTGCGCGTCGCATCATTGCTGAAGGATTAAGTTTTGTCGGCGTGAGGTCAGTTCGGGAAGTAGTGCGCGAGCGGGACCGAAAAATAGACGACTACACCGGCAGGCTTGAGCGTGCTAACCATGAATTGGCTCTGAAGCAGCGACTGCTTGGCGACCTGCATGAGTCACGGATGCAGATTACCCGTAGCGTTGTGCATGACCTCAGAAACTTCCTGAACGCATTCAATGTTGCCCTGCAGCTGATTGCTCGCGCACCATCGAAGACAGACTCCGCACTGTCGCTCGCGAATCGTCAGGTGACAGACATGAAGCAACTGGTTGACCATATGGTGGAATACTCGGTCTTTCTGGCCGACGATGCTCCGATATTGATGGAAGAGTTCGGCCTGCGAGAGTTTTTCGATGAACTGGTAATGGCTTCCCGCCCCGCCATCGAAGCAAAAGGATTAAGCCTCCGCACGGAGTTCGACCCGACCTTGACTTCAGCCACGTCGAATCGCCTGAAGGTCAAACAGGTCGCGCTCAACCTTCTGTCCAATGCGACCAAGTACACCTTGGCCGGTGAAATCTTGCTGGGGATGTCGAAGGAAGGTGAGCATCATTGGTGTATCACCGTCGCCGACACGGGCATCGGCATTGCGCCGGCGGATGCAGGTCGGGTATTTAACGAGTTCGAACGTGCGGCGGGCGATGACATTCCGGGTACAGGTCTAGGCTTGGCAATCGTCAAGGAGCTTACGCGTGTTCTGGAGGCGCACATCGACTTCGAATCGCAAGAAGGTCGCGGCACCTCATTCAGGATTCGCTTCCCAATCGCGCTCAAGCCCGTAGTCTGA